In the genome of Megalops cyprinoides isolate fMegCyp1 chromosome 7, fMegCyp1.pri, whole genome shotgun sequence, one region contains:
- the olfml3a gene encoding olfactomedin-like protein 3B: MRTFLILLLLAASLCLSSAQHQALMDYLEQRLLAIEDRISVWHEQTSRYATELREFKQQMAALTESLEKGREALRTELDAVGTRVDRVEREMDYLETQNPAPPCVETDDKVVEQEVTSVKEKSKAKYAKLSDCKDMVSSIKAMKIVKRMGGPKGMWTKDTVNRSTKVYIFNGTAEGTLYEFASVRELAASADMSSGRSIELPFLWSGTGHAIYNGYAYYVKEGKEFQLIKYDLQNSSVADSAVFPAEAQVPVYTLSPETYIDLAADEEGLWALYATKDNERNICLAKMDPDTLDMEDMWDTPCPRENAEAAFIICGTVYVVYNTKLPSRSRVQCIFDINDMVTSEEAPLLYFPRRYSTHSSLKYNPLEKLIYAWDDGYQILYKMAMKQKPVV; this comes from the exons ATGAGAaccttcctcatcctcctcctcctcgccgcctctctctgcctctccagcgCCCAGCATCAGGCGCTGATGGACTACCTGGAGCAGAGACTGTTGGCCATCGAG GACCGCATCTCTGTGTGGCACGAGCAGACCAGCCGCTACGCCACGGAGCTGCGGGAGTTCAAGCAGCAGATGGCGGCCCTGACAGAGAGCCTGGAGAAGGGCCGGGAGGCCCTGCGCACCGAGCTGGACGCGGTGGGCACCCGTGTGGACCGGGTGGAGCGGGAGATGGACTACCTGGAGACCCAGAACCCGGCGCCGCCCTGTGTGGAGACGGACGACAAGGTGGTGGAGCAGGAGGTGACCTCTGTGAAGGAGAAGAGCAAGGCCAAATATGCCAAGCTCTCGG ATTGCAAAGACATGGTCTCCAGCATCAAAGCCATGAAAATCGTGAAGAGGATGGGCGGCCCTAAGGGCATGTGGACCAAGGACACCGTGAATAGGTCGACGAAGGTGTACATCTTCAACGGCACGGCCGAGGGCACCCTGTACGAGTTCGCCTCCGTGCGAGAGCTGGCGGCCTCGGCCGACATGTCCAGCGGCAGGTCCATCGAGCTGCCCTTCCTGTGGAGCGGCACGGGCCACGCCATCTACAACGGGTACGCCTACTATGTGAAGGAGGGCAAGGAGTTCCAGCTCATCAAGTACGACCTGCAGAACAGCTCGGTGGCGGACAGCGCCGTGTTCCCGGCGGAGGCCCAGGTGCCTGTCTACACCCTCAGCCCCGAGACCTACATCGACCTGGCGGCCGACGAGGAGGGGCTGTGGGCGCTGTACGCCACGAAAGACAACGAGCGCAACATCTGCCTGGCCAAGATGGACCCGGACACACTGGACATGGAGGACATGTGGGACACTCCCTGCCCCCGGGAGAACGCTGAGGCCGCCTTCATCATCTGCGGCACTGTCTACGTGGTGTACAACACCAAGCTGCCCAGCCGCTCACGTGTGCAGTGCATCTTCGACATCAACGACATGGTAACCAGTGAAGAGGCCCCCCTGCTGTACTTCCCTAGACGGTATAGCACCCATTCCAGCCTCAAGTACAACCCCCTGGAGAAGCTCATATATGCCTGGGACGATGGCTACCAGATCCTCTACAAGATGGCCATGAAGCAAAAGCCGGTGGTGTGA